A genomic window from Nicotiana sylvestris chromosome 11, ASM39365v2, whole genome shotgun sequence includes:
- the LOC104218116 gene encoding zinc finger protein ZAT5-like, giving the protein METSQDFPERSYAFKGKRSKRSRPSSPLDIAGTMVTSSSSAAGGSDDGGGDVYYSSAIVQYSPTTSTTQISTTCTSEEDEDMANCLILLAQSGRRKVQVVTEVKKEKISSRKFTEMVNTTTGKAGFFVYECKTCNRTFPSFQALGGHRASHKRPKTIVEEKKSVTIPATATATAMASASTAMATARVGADSLVENHNDHHIENDQEEGRFNKISSPSFSVQMVNNNNNKGIISHGNSNSKPKIHECSICGSEFSSGQALGGHMRKHKPPTTATVTNTKVSTNTHIETISNFSESSHDVGTNYKEEEKSTRNFLSLDLNLPAPPEDDRRETKFEQSLVFSAAPLVDCHY; this is encoded by the coding sequence ATGGAAACTTCTCAAGATTTTCCCGAACGCTCGTATGCTTTCAAAGGAAAGCGTAGCAAGCGCTCAAGGCCATCATCCCCGCTTGACATAGCGGGGACGATGGTTACTAGTAGTTCATCGGCGGCTGGTGGAAGTGATGATGGTGGAGGTGATGTTTATTACTCTTCAGCAATAGTTCAGTATTCACCAACCACTTCTACTACTCAAATATCGACTACTTGCACGTCCGAGGAAGATGAAGACATGGCCAATTGCTTAATTCTGTTAGCACAAAGCGGACGCCGAAAAGTACAAGTTGTAACTGAAGTTAAAAAGGAGAAAATCAGCAGCAGGAAATTCACAGAAATGGTCAATACTACAACTGGAAAAGCTGGTTTTTTTGTCTACGAGTGTAAAACTTGTAACAGAACTTTCCCTTCATTTCAAGCACTTGGTGGGCACAGAGCTAGTCATAAAAGGCCCAAAACCATAGTAGAAGAGAAAAAATCTGTCACTATCCCTGCCACTGCCACTGCCACTGCAATGGCTTCTGCTAGCACTGCCATGGCTACTGCTAGAGTTGGTGCTGACTCACTAGTGGAAAATCATAACGATCATCATATAGAAAATGATCAAGAAGAAGGGCGGTTCAATAAAATTAGTAGTCCATCTTTTTCGGTCCAAAtggtcaacaacaacaacaacaaaggtATCATTTCTCATGGTAACAGCAACAGCAAGCCAAAAATCCACGAGTGTTCAATTTGTGGGTCGGAATTTTCATCAGGGCAAGCTTTAGGTGGTCATATGAGGAAACATAAACCACCTACTACAGCAACTGTTACAAACACTAAGGTTTCTACAAATACTCATATTGAGACAATTAGCAATTTTTCAGAATCGTCACATGATGTTGGTACTAATTATAAGGAGGAGGAGAAATCTACAAGAAATTTTCTGTCTCTTGATCTTAATTTGCCGGCGCCACCAGAAGATGATCGCCGTGAAACAAAGTTTGAACAAAGTCTTGTCTTCTCCGCTGCCCCTTTGGTGGATTGTCATTACTAA